In Salvelinus sp. IW2-2015 linkage group LG3, ASM291031v2, whole genome shotgun sequence, the DNA window gggaacagggtgccatcttGTAAAAAAcgggaacagggtgccatcttGTAaaaaaagggaacagggtgccatcttGTAAAAAAGGGAACAGGGGGCCAGCTTGTAaaaaaagggaacagggtgccatcttGTAaaaaaagggaacagggtgccatcttgtaaaaaagggaacagggtgccatcttGTAaaaaaagggaacagggtgccatcttgtaaaaaagggaacagggtgccatcttGTAaaaaaagggaacagggtgccatcttGTAaaaaaagggaacagggtgccatcttGTAaaaaaagggaacagggtgccatcttGTAaaaaaagggaacagggtgccatcttGGATGCAGACAAAGTAGAATAATGCCAAAGCAATCAGAAAATGAGTCAGCAACATTTATTTATGATTGAACGATGTGTGGTATTATGTACATCCATCCTTGGATTTGCAGATTTGTTTTGTTAATCGTACTATTGAATGCAACATGACTCATCCGTGtgctgtcgctgtgtgtgtgtgtgtgtgtgtgtgtgtgtgtgtgtgtgtgtgtgtgtgtgtgtgtgtgtgtgtgtgtgtgttgtagaatcATTGGAAACATGTATCCCAATTAATTATATTAGTGGAGCTGTGGTTATTTTCACACCTCTACAGTTGTGAGGGTATAGATTATGAGTATTCATTTTTGATTGTTCATTtcacttctgtttattatctattccgcttgctttggcaatgtaaacatgttccccatgccaatatAAGCCTTTTGAATtaattttaattgaattgagtggaaggggagaaaggggggagagagggggagacggggagacggggagtgtgagtgagaggtacagagaggggaaagaggcagGGTAAGTTGAAGTGGGAGAGTGGAAGAGAAAAAGGAGGATCTAGCACAGCAGCAGTGAGTTTGTAATTGGCAAAGtaaagaaagagaaagtgagagaaagatagaggataaaagcaggagagagaaaccagaaagaagcagacagaggaagagagaaagtagggagagagagaagagtatagaaagagagacaaacaatGAGAAAAAtagcagacggagagagagagagagggtgagagaatgaaataaagaaataggGAAAGCAGAGGGAGTACTCGGCACAGCAGGAGAGTGACTACGTAATTAGCAATGTAAATCCCTCAGCCCAACTGGAGCATATATTAATACCTAAAGAGAtgtcagaccacacacacacatgattatACATATACAAAGAGACACAAGGGGACCGACTCGTTATTACCTAGATAATTAGTGAACACTCAGTGACCAATTTACATGCTAAGCATACTCgtactgacaaacacacacacacacacaaaccgacaCAAACATAACAGAATACAAATATGTGTTAGTCATGTGACAATAAAGAACCCTTACAATACACAACAAAAGTCACTGCACTTGATCTgtaccacacattcacacacacacacacacacacacactaacacaagcGCGTACATAATTACACAACTACACTCAGTGGACAATTTATtcggtacacccatctagtaccgggtctgacccccctttccctccagagcagcctgaattatttggggcatgGAAACGTTGTTCAGTTGGattcaagggacctaacgtgtgtcaggaaaacattccccaaaccattacaccaccgccaccagtctgtaccgttgacaccaggaaggatggggccatggacaccaaatcctgactctacCATCAACATGATGCAATAGGAACAGGGATTCGTCGGACTAggtaatgtttttccactcctcaattgtccagtgttggtgatcgcgtgcccactggaaccgcttcttcttgtttttagctgataggagtggagccccggtgtggtcgtctgctgcaatagcccatccgagACAAGGGCAGACAAGTTGTGCGTTCTGAggtgccgttctgcacaccactgttgtactgtgccgttatttgcctgtttgtgaaCCCGCatgttagcttgcatgattcatgccattctccttcgacttctctcatcaacaagctgttttcgcccaccggactgccgctgactggatgttttttgtttgtcgcaccattctcMgtaaaccctagacactgttgtgRgtgaaaagcccaggaggctggacgtttctgagatactgaatCCAGCGTGCCTGGAACCGACGATCATACCTATCCAGAAGCTGTGTGCCAGAAGAAAAAATAACTTATCCtggccatgaaagctgccagagtgcATAGGGATATTGCTTAAATCCGCTGTGAGAGGGTCATTGTCCATCCTCGCTTCCAAAAGCCTGGAAAGAATGAGAGAGCCACGCCTATGGGTTTGTTGCTTCAACCccgcagcgcacacacacacacacacacacacacacacacacacacaccaactgattaatggactgctgaatgtttttgttgtctcttgctttgtttgaTCTTTTCCATATGATGTCCATCTCTGaaaagctacccaggaaagggctgaaaattgCCCATATtgatatatgtagccttagaaataaggttaatgaaatcaataacttagcTAACATCCGATAACATTCAGATACAATATTAGACATTTATGAGACTCAtgtagataattcctttgatgatacagtagtagcaatacaaggatataacatctatagaagagacagaaatgcttatgggggaggtctTGCTATGTGctgtatattcagagccatatccctgtaatgctaagagaagatctcatgtcaagtgttattgaagtgctATGGTTGCAGTTCACCTGCCTCATTTAAAGAWTTTTTTMggggtgttgctataggccatcAAGTGCTGACAATCAGTATCGCAACGACGTGTGTGAAGTGCTTGATAGTATATGTGTTGTAAActgagaggtctactttcttggggacctgaatattgactggtttccttcaagctgtctgctcaagaggaagcttctcactgtgaCCAGTGCctataatctggttcaggttattaatcaacctaccattACCAttaaaaatggtgtttgaccaaatagaatgctatttctctgtaaacaaactgtcaacagactttcagcatgcttttagagaagggcactcaacatgtactgcacagacacaaatgactgattattggttgaaagaaatagataataaaaagattgtgggagctgtactgttagatattattgaccataatctgttgttgagaaaacatatattttacagcttttcaacctctgccatatcatggatttagagctatctatctaatataactttttatttaatggaagcttctctattgTCAAACATGTAGGGTGTGGTGTGCCACAGGGCAGCTGTCTatgccctctactcttttctattttMACCATaatctgccactggcattaaacaaagcctgtgtgtccatgtatgctgaggATTCAACCATATACATGTCAACATCTAAAGCTAGTGAAGTCACTAAAACCCCTTAAcaaggagttgcagtcagttttggaatgggtggccagtaattaACTGGTCCTggacatctctaaaactaagagcattgtatttggtacaaatcYTTCCCTaagctctagacctcagctgaatctgataatgaataatgtggctgttgaacaatttgaggagactaaattacttggtgttaccttagatagtaaacggtcatggtcaaaacatatacagtgcaattggaaagtattcagaccccttaaatttttccacattttgttacgttacagccttattctaaaatttattaaatattttttcccctcatcaatctatacacgataccccataatgacagagtaaaaacaggtttttattattttctgctaatttataataataaaaaatacaaaaatgaaatatcacatttacataagtttttagaccctttactcagtactttgttgaagcacctttggcagtgattacagccttgagtcttcttgggtatgacgctacacatctatatttggggagtttctctcattcttctctgcagagcctctcaagctctgtcaggttcttTCTTgggctcccgagaggcgcagtggtctaaggcactgcatctcagtgctagaggcatcactagagacaccctggttcgaatccaggctgtatcacaaccggccgtgattgggagtcccatagggtggcgcacaatctACAGcattgtcgtccgggtttggctgggtaggccgtcattgtgaataagaatatattcttaactgacttgcctagttaaataaaggttacataaaaacaaataaataaaggttggatagggagtgttgatgcacagctattttcaggtctatccagagatgttcgatcgcgctctggctgggcaactcaaggacattcagagacttgtccKGAAGCCACTCCTGCATTYTCTWggctgtgtgcttagggtcattgtcctgttggaaggtgaaccttcaccccagtctgaggtcctgactgctctggaacaggttttcatcaaagatctcgctgtactttgttctgttcatctttgcctcaaacctgactagtctcccagtccctgccactgaaaatcatcctcacagcatgatgatgccaccaccatgcttcatcgtaagGATGGTACCAgatttcttccagacgtgatgcttggcatttcatcaaagagttcaatcttggtttcatcagaccagagaatcttgtttctcatggtctgagagtctttaggtgccttttggcaaactccaagggggctgtcatgtgccttttattgaggagtggctaccatgaaggcctgattggtggagtgctgcagagatggctgtccttttggaaggttctcccatctccacagaggaagtttAGAGCTCTgtcaaggcccttcttccccgatttctcagtttagccgggcggcgagatctaggaagagtcttgttggctccaagcttcttccatttaagaatgatggaggccactgtgttttggggaccttcaatgttgcagaaatgttttggtaccccttgacttattcctaattttgttgtcttacagcctgaattcaaaatggattcagttgtgtaacgtctgcttccaactcacaccctcaaacacgtagatcccctgaacgcagctcactttccagcccactttccagctcacactctcaaacacctagatcccctgaacgcagctcactctccagatcccaatcacctgaattctgatcacctgttcaaacacctgtatgtcattatcacacactatttagttcagttctttgcaccccatcKCTgagaggtattgtttgttttgtgacacatgtcTTTCAGAGCWCTGTTTTTCCCGTGAgttaatcctcccgtgtatgataatTTTTGCCTTCCTCACTAAtgcctttttgcctattccctgcctgtactttagcctatcgcatttcctgttatctacctattgcctgatctcccggacgacgttactagccttttccctgcctgtactgttgcctttttggaccccctgtgtatgaccttctgcctgcccctggacccagctacctgcctcctcctgtggtcctttgcaataaacacctgctgtgccctgcacttgaaaccagctctctgtctcccctcgtgttcattacaaaaTTGATTATTTTTCTAACCTATCTAcaaacattaccccataatgactaagtgaaaacatattttaggAAATTgcagcaaatttattgaaaattaaatacataaatatctcaattacataagtattcacacctaaGTCAATAGAATCACCTTTGAtccgattacagctgtgagtctttctgggtaagtctctaagagcttttcacacctgggttgtacaatatttgcacattcttttttTTWAATTCTTCACGCTCTGTCAACTaagttgttgatcatttctagacagccattttcatgtcttgccacagattttcaagccgatttaagtcaaagctgtaacattcaatgtcgtcttggtaagcaactccagtgtatatttggcattgtgttttaggttattgtcctgctgaaaggtgaattttttcccagtgtctgttggaaaagagactgaaccaggtttcctccaggattttgcctgtgcttagctctattcagtttctTTTCATCCTTAACTCCCtactccttgccgatgacaagcatacccataacatgatgcagccaccaccatgcttgaaaatatgaaaagtggtactcagtgatgtgttgtgttggatttgccccaaacataatgctttttttatatattcaggacataaagtgatTTTCTTTGCAgtcttactttagtgccttatcgcaaacaggatgcatgttttgtaattttttattctgtagaggcttccatcttttcactctctcatttaggttagtattgtggagtaactacaatgttgttgatccatcttcagttttctcttatcacagccattcaactctgtgactgttttaaagtcaccattggcctcatggtgaaatccctgagtggtttccttcctctctggcaacagagttaggaaagacgcctgtatcttttagtgactgggtgtattgatacaccatccaaagtgtaattaataacttcaccatgctcaaagggatattcaatacagtggggcaaaaaagtatttagtcaggcaccaattgtgcaagttctcccacttaaaaatatgagagaggcctgtaattttcaccataggtacacttcaactatgacagacaaaatgagaaaaaaaatccagaaaatcacattgtaggatttttaatgaatttatttgcaaattatggtggaaaatcaGTATTTCAGATTCACACGTacaattacagataattgtacgtgtggggtacagagatgaggtattcataaagaaatcatgttaaacactattaatgcacacagagtgagtccatcaaacttattatgtgacttgttaagcccatttttacttctgaacttttcaggcttgccataacaaaggggttgaagacTTATtaacacaagacatttcagcttttcatttttattaattgtaaaaaattcatattttttttattccactgacattatggggtgttatccagtgacacaaaatctaaatgtaatacattttaaactcaggctgtaacacaacaaaataaggaaaaagtcaaggggtgtgaatactttctgaaggcacgttCTAACTAAggttgtctcaaatggcaccccattccctacatactgcactactgaatagggctgggaattgccagggacctcacaatatgatattatcatgatacttaggtgccgataagatatgtattgcgattctcactattctatatgtattgcgattcgatactgcgatttCATTGCAATTTGATGTTTTAAacctatgtctgctgcagagatgcAAGAAAGAGAtactaacatttgttttgatcagtcatggaagtaatagtgctgaaaacatgtctcactatttaaaaagaagatggagaaaaatCTATAGGATAACAACACCGtaattttggtgcaggtacagctgactaatgttagctaacgcTACCtcgtaaaaataaataaaaaatccataCTTGGAGCCAATTAAAGTATCGATATAATATCGGCCAAAATAATAAtgtgatatgtaactgtattaaaaaaaatccagacCACTACTGCTGAATAGGGTGCAATTAGAGACACAGACTAACTTACACCTTTCAGCCTCCCGATTTCATTATCACAGAcgaaaggcgtccgcatgctaggttggtttgctcctagcagaactcagcTAGGCGAAGTGAACGTCTGTGCCTAACATACTCCCTTAAAATGATTTTTCCTTCAAAATATTACTGTTTGACCCTCTTGAGACACCGtaacaacaacatacagtaacacttcctcaaaatagtaaaaatctatttaataagataaatcaagaaatctgtcaaatgtttacatttttgctGAGGTCTTAGTCACCCAATTTGACAACTAACTAAGATATTTGGTGCAGTTTTTCTCAAGTGAAAAGATTTGCATGAAAACTAGTTGTTTGTCATTGattgacaacaaacacttcattgaggaatccctactgttgaccaatcacagacaaaGGGGCGTAGACGCCGGAAAAAAACCTTCCGAACACTGCCGaacaccaaaacgaacaaaaacgccacaaaatgttgtcataatatataccgagtgtacaaaacattaagaacacctgttctttccatgacgtagactgaccaggtgaatccaagtgaaagctatgatcccttattgatgtcacttgtaaatccatttcaatcagtctagatgaaggggaggagacaggtccaAACTGTTTCAACTGGGAAGGATTCAGTAAGCTTTAGCATCATTCTCAAGCTGTTGGTAAAATGGGTGTGACCTGGCCATAGCTTGTTGAACATTAATTACACTTTACAAAGCTGTGTAGAGGCAGAAGTTTAATGTTGATGGTTATAACAgcaatcaagcacccaagctaactggctaaagttggctagctacttccagacacatatgagagaacacctcactggccattttactcgccccagcagagctggttaggctgttttcatgttatctagagcgttagtgactgtaactgtgctcctggcaacaattgaatgacgtttttttgcagacgtttattGACACCGGTCTTATTCAACGGGGTGTTGAAAGTTCGcaaattcatcagttgttctgcgctctgacacactcagacgagagtgctctgaaatcggagtagatggccagagtgaatttacgaaagcaGCCTTCGTGATGAGTGCGTTGCAACAGCAACGCTATTGATAACATCACAGCAGTTTCCTTGCCGATGTGGATGCTTCTGTCCTCCACCGTGATGTGATTAGATCTCTCATGTCATCCAGCCTTAGCTCAGTTCACATGACCCTTTGTAGCAGTCCATCCATATCTAATGCATCATGCTACTATCGCTCTCTCTTTTACACACACTATAtttcccatccccctctctctcgctctgtctctctatccccctgCTCCTTACCATCTCTCCCCCTCAGTCCCCTTCCATCCTAGCATAGAGAGTTCGTTGGAGTCAAAAGCcgctgtccttctctctccctccatccccccttcaGATATCGCCCATGTCCCTCTAACTTATTACACCCATCACAACTAGAAAGCTcgctatcctctctcctcccccccccgtcTCTCATCCCTCAAATATCCCCCATCTCCATTCGGCCAGGCAGAGGTCGCTTTTTACACCCATCGCACCCAGGCAGTCCAGCCATCCCTGTCCTATTGTAGTCAAAGCGTGGTAAGACCAGGACACTAGGGTCTCCAGGATCTCCAGCTGGCGGCCTCTCCTCTTCTACAGCCATGATGCTCGCTACCAAACACATGATGGCCGCGTCGATGTTGGTGTTGTCCTGAGAGGGggtgggagatgggagagagggggaaagaattgaagggcaaagagagagagatgtgtgtgtgtgtgagagagagacataacatgagagagagagagagaaagagagggggtgagggacagatagagagagcaagagaatggGAAGGAGAAAATACAGTCTTTATATGCACAGACAAAATCCCTCACTCAGCTAGCAGTCAGTAGGTATAATGACGCTTTTTACATTCCAGAAAGCAACTCATACTAACTCATACAACTCTCTGCTAACACACACAACGTCTCTTAACATTTCCAAACACAAAGCTTGTATCCCCTGATATACACTACATACAGCAACAATAGAGACCCATCCCTATCTATGCCGCGACCCCATGTCGTGACCCTTGACCTCTTACCACCCTACGAAACCATGGtcttgctctctcacacacacacacacacacacctcaccttgGCGGAGGTCTCGTACCACCCTACAAAGCCGTGGTCTCTAGTGAAGTTCTCCAGTTTGGGCAGTTTGGAACAGAGACCCATACTCAGCTGGTCACATTTATTACCCAATAAGACGGCCGGAACTGGCCTCCCGTTACGCAGAGCAACCTGGGAGGGGTGtggggtgagggagagaaagggggggttgGAGAGAAAAATGGGGGAGAAAGATGTAAGGGCAAGGAAATATAGAGAAAATGGGAGTGAGGGGTgagatggatgagaggagagaaggatcttaacaaatgttttttttaaagtctttATGAAATGTAAACAACGGTGGAGATGTTTTATTTGAAGGAGGGTAGTACTAGTTGAGCCACTCAGGGTACAGGCACTCACTACCACCTCACTGTATAGTACAACCTGCATGTATAATTCATTATGACTAGTTCTAAACATGTTCAAATAATAATGTATCTCTTACCTTGGAGTCGAGGTCTCCCTTCCACTTGAGGACAGCCTGGAAGGTAGAGGCCCGCGTCATGTCAAAGATCACCAACGCTCCTACAGCCTCGCGGTAGTAAACCCGCGTCATGTTGCCATAGCGCTCCTGGCCTGaggaaacacaacaacaacaatgataTAACAACAGCACCAGCAGCAACATCTACAACTATACCATCTAAatcaacaacataacaacaatgaATATTTCTCAATAAAGTGACTTAAGAAGCAAAGCGATACTCCAATGTGTTGAGAaatttcaagtgtgtgtgtgtgtgtgtgtatgtgttcaagTGAGTGTTGACATATAAATGGCATTTCTCCTGGAAGTGAACCTCTCTTACATGACTGTAATATACCAGTGAATAACCATgaaacagctgagagagagagcgagagagaaacagagggacggagagagagagagagagagagagagagagagaga includes these proteins:
- the LOC111951936 gene encoding ras-related protein Rab-38; the encoded protein is MQQERLLKVLVIGDLGVGKTSIIKRYVHQIFSQHYRATIGVDFALKLLNWDHKTVVRLQLWDIAGQERYGNMTRVYYREAVGALVIFDMTRASTFQAVLKWKGDLDSKVALRNGRPVPAVLLGNKCDQLSMGLCSKLPKLENFTRDHGFVGWYETSAKDNTNIDAAIMCLVASIMAVEEERPPAGDPGDPSVLVLPRFDYNRTGMAGLPGCDGCKKRPLPGRMEMGDI